The Polyodon spathula isolate WHYD16114869_AA unplaced genomic scaffold, ASM1765450v1 scaffolds_1230, whole genome shotgun sequence genome includes a window with the following:
- the LOC121309358 gene encoding probable ATP-dependent RNA helicase DDX17 has protein sequence RGGEGPDGKDRLRLSLSLSLSLSLLQCLVLAPTRELAQQVQQVAYEYGKTSRIKSTCIYGGAPRGPQIRDLERGVEVCIATPGRLIDFLEAGKTTMNRCTYLVLDEADRMLDMGFEPQIRKIIEQIRPDRQTLMWSATWPKEVRQLAEDFLRDPVQINVGALELSANHNILQIVDVCQESDKDSKLLQLMEEIMAEKENKTIIFVETKKRCDELTRRMRRDGWPAMCIHGDKSQPERDWVLTEFRNGKAPILIATDVASRGLDVEDVKFVINYDYPNSSEDYVHRIGRTARSTKKGTAYTFFTPGNLRQARDLVRVLQEARQAVNPKLLQLADSGRGGGGGGGRLRYRGGGSDANNPNLMYMDQCERRMRGGGSSSRGGSGSERSNSNSNKHSSSSSSTTTTSSSHREQSYNHGAPQEQPQYARAPGAPPLPLMAQQFIPPQPPPIMSFMFPPQPAPRK, from the exons aggggaggagagggaccCGATGGCAAGGATCGCCtccgactctctctctctctctctctctctctctctctcttgcagtgTCTGGTCCTCGCTCCGACTCGTGAGCTTGCGCAGCAGGTCCAGCAAGTGGCGTACGAGTACGGGAAGACGTCCCGCATCAAGAGCACCTGCATCTACGGGGGGGCCCCCAGGGGCCCGCAGATCAGGGACCTGGAGAGAG GTGTAGAGGTCTGCATTGCTACCCCCGGCCGGCTCATTGATTTCCTGGAGGCTGGGAAGACGACCATGAACCGCTGCACCTACCTGGTTCTGGACGAGGCTGACAGGATGCTGGACATGGGCTTCGAGCCCCAGATCCGCAAGATCATCGAGCAGATCAGG CCGGATCGCCAGACCCTCATGTGGAGCGCCACCTGGCCAAAGGAGGTGAGGCAGCTGGCAGAGGATTTCCTGCGGGACCCGGTGCAGATCAACGTGGGGGCGCTGGAGCTGAGCGCCAACCACAACATCCTGCAGATAGTGGACGTGTGCCAGGAGAGCGACAAGGACAGcaa GCTGCTCCAGCTGATGGAGGAGATCATGGCCGAGAAGGAGAACAAGACCATCATCTTTGTGGAGACGAAGAAGCGCTGTGATGAACTGACCCGCAGGATGAGGAGAGACGG GTGGCCTGCCATGTGTATCCATGGAGACAAGAGCCAGCCTGAGAGGGACTGGGTGCTAACAG aatttcgCAACGGGAAGGCTCCGATCCTCATCGCGACAGACGTGGCGTCCCGCGGATTAG ACGTGGAGGACGTGAAGTTCGTGATTAACTACGACTACCCCAACTCCTCCGAGGACTACGTGCATCGCATCGGTCGTACGGCGCGAAGCACCAAGAAGGGCACGGCCTATACCTTCTTCACCCCCGGGAACCTGCGCCAGGCCCGGGACCTGGTCAGAGTGCTGCAGGAGGCCAGGCAGGCCGTCAACCCCAAGCTGCTTCAGCTCGCCGATTCGGGGAGAGGGGGCGGGGGTGGTG GTGGTCGCCTGCGGTACCGCGGGGGCGGCTCTGACGCCAACAACCCCAACCTGATGTACATGGATCAGTGCGAGCGGCGCATGAGAGGGGGGGGCTCTTCTAGCCGGGGGGGCAGCGGGAGCGAgcgcagcaacagcaacagcaacaagcactcctcttcctcctcctccaccaccaccacctcctcctcacacagagAGCAGAGCTACAACCACGGGGCCCCCCAGGAGCAGCCTCAGTACGCCAGGGCCCCCGGGGCCCCGCCCCTCCCTCTCATGGCTCAGCAGTTCATCCCCCCTCAGCCCCCTCCCATCATGAGCTTCATGTTCCCTCCCCAGCCCGCCCCTAGGAAATAG